One genomic segment of Oncorhynchus mykiss isolate Arlee chromosome 10, USDA_OmykA_1.1, whole genome shotgun sequence includes these proteins:
- the LOC118966783 gene encoding uncharacterized protein LOC118966783, with amino-acid sequence MSWCLKLIDSASGTTNSQRTFVEFARDKESLFSRWCSASKANTFADIKELMLLEDFKGNLPDRIVVHLNEQKVVTLAQAAVLADEYALTHKTVFGATRFEGRTITSSVPHSGRFSSDNTKPFHEIRECFYCHQKGHVIADCPVLKNKPKQSQSPSPKMKSLGLVKSLARPLDRVVVSAFEKPDPVYAPFISAGYVSLTGEQADQRPIQILRDTGAAQSVIITDALPWSTETYCGSHVILQGIETKTVPVPLHWVHLVSDLVSGRFRVGVVSTLPVKGVKLLLGNDIAGGNVIPVLEVVDNPEIRTTDEKLVQAFPHVFPACVLTRAQSRKLGDVVDLASSIFENVEVEENAPSMPSAMPTVFTPVKTKAGENEIVPQLHDILLSVTPEKVIECQKEDTSLRKCFALVISIEEAKTRETAYFMEAGVLMRKWASHDTINDWSEVCQVVVPTPFRQQVLSLAHDQAWSGHLGITKTYNRVLRHFFWPGLKSDVVQFCKTCHICQLTGKVNQTVPRAPLCLIPVVGEPFERVIIDCVGPLPKTRSGNQFLLTIMCSATRYPEAIPLCTITAKTVVKALVKFFSTFGLPKVIQTDQGSNFMSKLFSNVLKTLCISHQVSSPYHPESQGALERWHQTLKTMLRKYCMETSTDWDEGVPFVLFAIRETIQESLGFSPADLVFGHTPRGPLKVLKEHILYPTPSSAPKNVLEYVSKMRERLHAACALAQKSLSSSQKRMKLHYDKKAVGRSFAPGDQVLVLLPIPGSSLSARFSGPYLVEKKINDTNYVIKTPDRRRSSRVCHVNMLKTLCA; translated from the coding sequence ATGAGTTGGTGCCTGAAGCTTATAGACAGCGCTTCAGGAACCACAAACTCTCAACGTACATTTGTTGAATTTGCTAGGGACAAAGAGTCTCTGTTTAGTCGCTGGTGTTCAGCCAGCAAAGCTAACACCTTTGCTGATATTAAGGAGTTGATGCTGTTGGAGGATTTTAAAGGCAACCTCCCAGATAGAATTGTAGTTCATTTAAATGAACAGAAAGTGGTGACATTGGCCCAAGCAGCAGTGTTGGCAGATGAGTACGCTTTGACACACAAGACTGTCTTTGGTGCAACACGTTTTGAAGGCCGGACGATTACGTCATCAGTTCCTCATTCAGGTCGCTTTTCCTCTGACAACACTAAGCCTTTTCATGAAATCCGTGAATGTTTTTACTGTCACCAAAAGGGTCATGTGATTGCGGACTGCCCAGTTTTGAAAaataaaccgaaacagtcccagtCACCGTCCCCAAAAATGAAAAGTTTGGGTTTAGTCAAGTCTTTGGCTCGTCCATTGGATCGAGTTGTTGTTTCAGCATTTGAGAAACCGGATCCTGTCTATGCTCCGTTTATCTCTGCCGGTTATGTTTCCTTAACAGGAGAACAAGCTGATCAAAGGCCTATCCAAATCCTACGAGACACTGGGGCGGCGCAGTCAGTAATCATTACTGATGCTTTACCCTGGTCTACTGAAACGTATTGTGGCTCACATGTCATATTACAGGGGATAGAGACAAAAACCGTGCCTGTACCATTACACTGGGTCCACTTAGTGTCAGACTTGGTATCAGGACGTTTCCGTGTTGGTGTAGTATCTACACTGCCAGTAAAAGGAGTCAAATTGCTACTAGGGAATGATATTGCTGGTGGTAATGTCATTCCTGTGTTAGAGGTAGTAGACAATCCAGAAATCAGAACTACAGATGAGAAATTGGTTCAAGCATTTCCACATGTTTTTCCTGCTTGTGTGTTAACGAGGGCACAATCTCGCAAGCTAGGAGATGTGGTGGATTTGGCTAGTTCTATTTTTGAGAATGTTGAGGTAGAAGAAAATGCCCCGAGTATGCCTTCTGCAATGCCGACAGTTTTTACCCCCGTAAAAACTAAGGCAGGGGAAAACGAAATTGTGCCCCAATTACATGACATTCTTTTGTCTGTCACCCCTGAGAAGGTGATTGAATGTCAAAAAGAAGACACCAGTCTTCGCAAGTGTTTTGCTTTGGTAATTTCCATTGAGGAAGCAAAAACTAGAGAGACCGCCTACTTTATGGAAGCAGGAGTTTTGATGCGTAAATGGGCATCTCATGACACCATTAATGACTGGAGTGAAGTGTGTCAAGTGGTTGTTCCTACACCGTTCCGACAGCAGGTTCTGTCACTCGCCCATGACCAGGCGTGGTCTGGACACTTGGGGATCACAAAGACTTATAACCGGGTCCTTCGTCATTTCTTCTGGCCAGGTTTGAAGTCTGACGTGGTCCAATTTTGTAAAACATGTCACATATGTCAACTCACTGGGAAAGTGAATCAAACAGTTCCACGAGCGCCACTCTGCCTGATTCCTGTGGTGGGGGAACCGTTTGAAAGAGTGATAATTGATTGTGTAGGTCCATTGCCGAAAACCAGGTCAGGTAACCAGTTCTTACTAACAATAATGTGCAGTGCTACTCGATACCCAGAGGCTATTCCTCTCTGTACTATAACGGCTAAGACTGTGGTGAAGGCACTAGTGAAGTTCTTCTCTACGTTTGGACTCCCTAAAGTAATCCAAACTGATCAGGGATCCAACTTCATGTCTAAACTGTTTTCAAATGTGTTAAAGACATTGTGTATTTCCCATCAGGTCTCTAGTCCGTATCATCCAGAGAGTCAAGGGGCTCTAGAACGCTGGCATCAGACGCTGAAGACAATGCTACGCAAGTATTGTATGGAGACCAGTACTGATTGGGATGAGGGGGTGCCCTTTGTCCTATTTGCTATAAGGGAAACGATACAAGAGTCCTTAGGGTTCAGCCCTGCTGACCTTGTGTTTGGACACACCCCACGGGGTCCGCTtaaagttttgaaggagcatatCTTATATCCTACACCCAGTAGCGCCCCTAAAAATGTGTTGGAATATGTCAGTAAGATGCGGGAGAGACTGCACGCCGCATGTGCGCTAGCCCAaaagtctctctcctcgtctcaaaAACGCATGAAGTTGCATTATGACAAAAAGGCTGTTGGCCGTTCATTTGCACCAGGGGATCAAGTTTTAGTTTTGTTGCCAATCCCTGGCTCATCTCTGTCAGCACGTTTTTCTGGACCATATCTGGTGGAAAAGAAAATCAATGACACCAATTATGTGATAAAGACACCAGATCGAAGGCGTTCTTCCCGTGTGTGTCATGTTAACATGCTGAAAACATTATGTGCGTGA